The following are encoded in a window of Vigna unguiculata cultivar IT97K-499-35 chromosome 8, ASM411807v1, whole genome shotgun sequence genomic DNA:
- the LOC114195356 gene encoding uncharacterized protein LOC114195356 has translation MKLLISPSYSSTPSSSSTLSLDPSLCNSKSATAGCLTAILRRILCSGGLPTHPSDQLRELDSMSKVGGKVQELKTKPDNESTTTTTITPGLVERLMGLEPMGERERPIESSSSLSRSKSMNSVDYLGECKRMEGLQNHAKSSSFREFPTLLENENFLVLSFERGCDDGEFRSKERKKEKGLKDRGEFKRNKREKVHDEKGNLSDMSSANVGNDGDQHKIQFANTSTLFMACFEKEYLDSETATFSHNMNRKEVTNGEKVKRRKKGTTCYAEKKVDTECSSEDSSPVSIFDFEREAPGTDVDSFGVDTSWRRKLSPELENDKVCVLNCDSNMMIEEMKVNTIENNKVEGSKRTEKQSQDCVDIWGEICSLVEGELESNKLETGLKKQGDFECLCADFESEIFDQLLHEFIDQLAGNPLKALQLQNL, from the exons ATGAAGCTCTTGATATCACCATCTTATTCATCAACCCCATCATCTTCATCCACCCTCAGCTTGGATCCATCTTTGTGCAACTCCAAAAGTGCCACAGCAGGGTGTCTCACTGCCATCCTGCGCAGGATTCTCTGCTCTGGTGGCCTTCCAACACACCCATCAGACCAATTAAGAGAACTTGATTCAATGTCAAAGGTGGGTGGAAAAGTTCAAGAATTGAAGACTAAACCAGACAATGAATCTACCACCACTACTACTATTACTCCTGGGTTAGTGGAAAGATTAATGGGTTTGGAACCCATGGGTGAGAGAGAGAGACCCATTGAATCAAGTTCTTCACTTTCACGTAGCAAATCCATGAACTCTGTGGACTACTTGGGGGAATGCAAGCGAATGGAGGGTCTTCAGAATCATGCTAAATCTTCATCATTCCGAGAGTTCCCAACTTTGCTTGAAAATGAGAACTTCTTGGTACTCAGCTTCGAACGTGGCTGTGATGATGGGGAATTCAGGtccaaagagagaaaaaaagaaaagggttTAAAAGATAGAGGCGAGTTCAAGAGAAACAAGAGAGAAAAGGTGCATGATGAGAAGGGGAACTTGTCAGACATGTCTTCTGCCAATGTTGGAAATGATGGCGATCAACACAAAATTCAATTTGCCAACACTTCTACTCTGTTCATGGCTTGTTTTGAAAAGGAGTACCTTGATTCAGAAACGGCGACATTCTCACACAACATGAACCGCAAGGAAGTAACCAATGGTGAGAAAGTGAAGAGGAGAAAGAAGGGAACAACGTGTTATGCAGAAAAGAAGGTGGACACTGAATGTAGTTCAGAAGATTCAAGTCCGGTTTCTATCTTTGATTTTGAGCGAGAAGCTCCTGGAACAG ATGTGGATTCCTTTGGTGTTGATACGAGTTGGAGAAGAAAATTGTCACCAGAGCTTGAGAATGACAAGGTTTGTGTTCTGAATTGTGATAGTAACATGATGATTGAAGAGATGAAGGTTAATACAATTGAGAACAACAAAGTTGAAGGATCTAAGAGAACAGAGAAGCAAAGCCAAGACTGTGTAGATATTTGGGGAGAAATTTGTAGCCTAGTTGAAGGTGAATTGGAATCAAACAAGTTAGAGACAGGATTGAAGAAACAAGGTGATTTTGAATGCTTATGTGCTGATTTTGAATCagaaatttttgaccaattgtTACACGAGTTCATAGATCAACTTGCTGGGAATCCCTTGAAAGCATTGCAActtcaaaatttgtaa